A region from the Nitrospiria bacterium genome encodes:
- a CDS encoding Wzt carbohydrate-binding domain-containing protein — protein MINELFWPSPEAFLELDDSNHFTDGSAHCTGVAVCDDKGHPNRIFYQGQTAHFFYEFEIVGKIDKPSGGLEFCDSRGDVIHGKNTIQYGTKMPDTINPNTRLRFHQTIKMEVRPGVYLFGVGLASIDQASFVKYCDGLMSHEEFNRLIKEHARCRNVGSFEVRLMPMGRLLHYGVSNLPGNCSVTVVESSASDARPALLHKDAKISDPTIFHVTHWKAGSQWIYRILQECVPHLIVAPEVGEHQFLRWPIRPGMVYPTVYVTRQQFESVRLPQNWKRFVIMRDLRDTLVSAYFSMKFSHPISEPMLALWRSKLHSMDLEEGLIYLMDEWLPGCAHIQVSWLEAGDRLIRYEDLLDHDLEILEPLLLDEFRLPVSRARFKNAVLKNRFEKMTGGRRQGDEDILAHERKGVAGDWRNYFTRNLSRSFKARYGGLLVETGYEKDLNW, from the coding sequence CTTCACCGATGGATCGGCGCATTGTACGGGAGTGGCTGTATGTGATGATAAGGGACATCCCAATAGAATATTCTACCAGGGGCAGACGGCACACTTCTTTTACGAATTTGAGATCGTGGGAAAGATCGATAAACCGTCCGGCGGCCTGGAATTTTGCGATTCGAGGGGCGACGTCATCCACGGGAAGAACACGATCCAGTATGGAACTAAAATGCCGGACACGATTAATCCGAATACAAGATTGCGCTTTCACCAGACCATCAAAATGGAAGTGAGACCCGGAGTGTATTTGTTCGGCGTCGGTCTTGCTTCGATCGATCAGGCTTCTTTCGTGAAATATTGCGATGGCCTTATGTCTCATGAAGAATTTAACCGTTTGATTAAAGAACACGCTCGGTGTAGAAATGTCGGATCATTCGAGGTCAGGTTGATGCCGATGGGCAGGCTTTTGCATTATGGGGTTTCTAATCTTCCGGGTAATTGCAGTGTTACGGTCGTGGAATCCTCGGCGTCCGATGCCCGTCCCGCTCTTCTACATAAGGATGCGAAAATTTCAGACCCGACGATTTTCCATGTGACGCACTGGAAAGCGGGATCGCAATGGATTTACAGAATTTTACAGGAGTGTGTTCCCCATCTCATCGTGGCTCCGGAAGTGGGAGAACACCAATTTCTTCGTTGGCCGATAAGGCCGGGGATGGTGTATCCTACCGTCTATGTCACCCGGCAACAGTTCGAGAGCGTTCGCCTGCCGCAGAATTGGAAGCGTTTTGTTATCATGCGGGATCTTCGAGATACGCTCGTTTCCGCTTATTTTAGCATGAAATTCAGCCATCCGATCAGCGAGCCAATGCTGGCCCTATGGCGTTCGAAGTTGCACTCGATGGACCTGGAAGAGGGACTCATTTATCTCATGGACGAGTGGCTGCCCGGTTGCGCGCATATTCAAGTTTCATGGCTGGAAGCCGGGGATCGCTTGATCCGCTATGAGGATTTGTTGGACCATGATCTGGAGATTTTGGAACCCTTGTTGCTCGATGAATTCCGATTGCCGGTTTCCCGTGCCCGGTTCAAAAATGCGGTTTTAAAAAACCGTTTTGAAAAAATGACGGGGGGGCGACGCCAGGGAGATGAGGATATCTTGGCCCATGAGCGGAAGGGCGTGGCCGGCGACTGGAGGAATTATTTTACAAGGAACCTAAGCAGGTCTTTTAAAGCTCGTTACGGCGGACTGCTGGTCGAAACCGGATATGAAAAGGACTTAAACTGGTAA
- a CDS encoding methyltransferase domain-containing protein translates to MKQVILSADEVLGGYEAVGQLYPYIPPMSLWRAWEYAAYRRYRLAEPVLDVGCGDGKYFRLIWPQIRDVIGVDMNPEVALAAKQSGVYREVHVAPAHRLAIHSGRFASAFANCSLEHMDHLPVVLEGICGSLSPGGTFLLSVVTDKFTEWATLPLLVNQIGQTERARSLQAEYEAYHHLVNPFPPTVWAEQLEKAGFEVLEHIPIIPEMTSRLFLFLDHLWHVKTSYGEIGDWMHPYLMTLSNFPQAFREIFHGTLQMERDWSVGSGAVFSVRKNK, encoded by the coding sequence ATGAAACAAGTCATTCTATCGGCGGACGAAGTTCTTGGCGGCTATGAGGCGGTCGGTCAACTCTATCCTTATATACCGCCGATGAGCCTATGGCGGGCATGGGAATATGCGGCCTATCGGCGCTACCGACTTGCTGAACCGGTCTTGGATGTGGGTTGCGGGGATGGAAAATATTTCCGGCTGATTTGGCCTCAGATCAGGGATGTGATCGGCGTCGATATGAATCCGGAGGTGGCCCTTGCGGCGAAGCAGTCCGGAGTATACCGTGAAGTACATGTGGCTCCCGCCCACCGCTTGGCTATTCATTCCGGACGTTTTGCTTCCGCTTTTGCAAACTGTTCTCTTGAACATATGGATCATCTCCCGGTGGTGCTCGAGGGCATCTGCGGCTCCCTTTCTCCCGGCGGGACCTTTCTACTCAGTGTGGTCACGGATAAATTTACCGAATGGGCTACACTGCCCTTGCTTGTCAATCAGATCGGCCAGACAGAGCGAGCGAGATCCCTGCAGGCTGAATATGAAGCTTATCACCATCTGGTGAACCCGTTTCCTCCAACCGTCTGGGCAGAGCAGTTGGAAAAGGCGGGGTTTGAGGTATTGGAGCATATCCCCATCATTCCGGAAATGACGAGCCGCTTATTTTTGTTTTTGGATCACTTGTGGCATGTCAAAACGTCCTACGGTGAAATAGGGGATTGGATGCACCCCTACTTGATGACTTTATCGAATTTTCCTCAAGCATTCCGGGAAATATTTCATGGGACTTTGCAAATGGAACGGGACTGGTCCGTGGGCAGCGGAGCGGTGTTCTCGGTACGGAAGAATAAATGA